DNA sequence from the Candidatus Cloacimonadota bacterium genome:
AAAACGAATCCGCATCACATTAAAGCCTTTCAAAGGAATCAGGGTTTCAGTACCATTTGGAATTTCCTTGAAAACAGCTCAAAAATTTGTCTTGTCAAAGCAGGATTGGATTTTACAGAAACAAACCGAAATTGCTGAATATGAAACAGAAATCAATAGGTCTCAAATTGAAAATGAACCGATCGATAAAAAAGCTGCCTGCGATCACCTTTATAACCGCTTGATCGATCTTGCTCAAAAACATAATTTTGAATTTAATCGAGTTACTTTCCGACAGCAGAAAACCCGCTGGGGAAGCTGCAGCCCAAAAAACAACTTAAATCTGA
Encoded proteins:
- a CDS encoding M48 family metallopeptidase; this encodes MKKTEIINFTGIGNVDFVPRKRAKRIRITLKPFKGIRVSVPFGISLKTAQKFVLSKQDWILQKQTEIAEYETEINRSQIENEPIDKKAACDHLYNRLIDLAQKHNFEFNRVTFRQQKTRWGSCSPKNNLNLNIRLFKLPQELQDYVILHELVHTKIKNHSPKFWQELEKVLPRAKKLNKQLKQYKILAL